A part of Sulfurimonas sp. HSL-1716 genomic DNA contains:
- the nadA gene encoding quinolinate synthase NadA: MNYTTDELKAKIKELKEKLSVTVVAHFYQRDEVFEMADIVGDSLELAKKTQADDAEFVLFCGVGFMGQSVKVLSPEKRVVMPKVACCAMARMIDILYFDESVAFLEDNGIKKEDVLPITYINSNADVKAKVGEMGGMVCTSANAKMIITNALKEGKKILFVPDRCLGQNIANQMGLKSMVIGLGGDPKECDIICYDGFCSVHQLFTVEDIEFYRKKYPGILIAVHPECDPAICDRADFVGSTSQLIRYITELPEDQKVAVGTEFNMVNRLRPKNTYVLSSTKPECPTMNETTLEDVYLTLKAIDDGAPINEVFVEEDTQYWAKIALERMMAL, translated from the coding sequence TTGAACTATACTACAGATGAATTAAAAGCAAAAATAAAAGAGCTTAAAGAAAAATTGAGCGTTACCGTAGTCGCTCATTTTTATCAAAGGGACGAAGTATTTGAGATGGCGGATATCGTAGGCGATTCTTTGGAACTGGCGAAAAAAACGCAGGCCGACGATGCCGAGTTTGTGCTCTTTTGCGGTGTCGGATTTATGGGACAGAGCGTAAAAGTCTTAAGTCCCGAAAAACGCGTAGTGATGCCAAAAGTAGCCTGCTGCGCCATGGCAAGAATGATAGATATCCTGTATTTTGACGAATCTGTTGCTTTTTTGGAAGACAACGGAATAAAAAAAGAGGATGTACTCCCTATCACCTATATCAATTCCAATGCGGATGTCAAAGCCAAAGTCGGAGAGATGGGCGGGATGGTCTGTACGAGCGCAAATGCCAAGATGATCATAACTAACGCATTAAAAGAGGGAAAAAAGATCCTTTTCGTACCTGACAGATGTCTTGGACAGAACATAGCAAACCAGATGGGATTAAAATCAATGGTTATAGGGCTCGGCGGTGATCCAAAAGAGTGCGACATCATCTGTTACGACGGGTTCTGCTCGGTTCATCAGCTTTTTACGGTCGAAGATATAGAGTTTTACCGTAAAAAGTATCCGGGTATCCTTATAGCGGTACATCCTGAATGTGATCCTGCTATCTGTGACAGAGCGGATTTTGTAGGTTCTACCTCTCAGCTGATCAGATATATAACGGAACTTCCAGAAGATCAAAAAGTGGCTGTGGGAACGGAGTTTAACATGGTTAACCGTCTGCGCCCGAAAAATACTTACGTTCTTTCCTCTACAAAACCGGAGTGTCCGACGATGAACGAAACCACTTTGGAAGATGTGTATCTTACTCTTAAAGCGATAGACGACGGCGCTCCGATAAATGAAGTGTTTGTTGAAGAAGATACTCAGTATTGGGCAAAGATCGCATTAGAAAGAATGATGGCATTATGA
- a CDS encoding DHH family phosphoesterase encodes MKQQEIIERIQKAEHVVVIAHVNPDADSLSSASAVYTYMLKLHKKVSFFCSSKNIDEKLKFLPWVDKIKNSFPSGADLAISLDCGSYARLGVELDIDLINFDHHQSNDNYGTYNIVDESAISTTQVLFDFFKANGIEINRKIATALYAGLIDDSSNFSSHKTDHRVFDMAKELCLLGADSKSCNSFVSQYMSLSAYRLKGAMMLDMQLYANGSIAVLCVDQKMMQKYGAKASDCEAALEEALHLPTVKIAFLLRENKNMSLKASLRSKEDIDVNAIAKHFGGGGHPHAAGFTLLGNDMQKAAQEIITLLKESI; translated from the coding sequence ATGAAACAGCAAGAGATCATAGAAAGAATCCAAAAAGCCGAACATGTCGTTGTAATAGCACATGTGAATCCCGATGCGGATTCTCTCAGCAGTGCTTCGGCTGTTTATACTTATATGTTAAAATTGCATAAGAAAGTGTCCTTTTTCTGTTCATCGAAGAATATTGATGAAAAATTGAAGTTTCTGCCGTGGGTCGATAAGATAAAAAACAGTTTCCCAAGCGGTGCTGATCTTGCGATCAGTCTGGACTGCGGTTCCTATGCCAGGCTTGGAGTAGAGCTGGATATCGATCTGATAAATTTCGATCATCATCAAAGTAACGATAATTACGGTACGTACAATATCGTGGATGAGAGTGCGATCAGCACGACACAGGTCTTGTTTGATTTTTTCAAAGCCAACGGTATAGAAATAAACCGAAAAATAGCGACGGCTCTGTATGCGGGGCTTATCGACGATTCATCCAATTTTTCGAGTCATAAAACCGATCACAGAGTCTTTGATATGGCTAAAGAGCTGTGTCTTTTGGGTGCGGATTCAAAATCATGCAATAGTTTCGTGTCGCAATACATGTCGCTTTCGGCGTATCGTTTGAAAGGCGCTATGATGCTTGATATGCAGCTTTACGCAAACGGTTCTATCGCCGTGTTGTGCGTGGATCAGAAGATGATGCAAAAATACGGCGCCAAAGCAAGCGATTGTGAAGCCGCATTAGAAGAAGCTCTGCACCTGCCGACCGTCAAGATCGCATTTTTGTTGAGAGAAAACAAGAATATGTCGCTTAAAGCTTCACTAAGAAGCAAAGAGGATATCGACGTAAACGCTATTGCAAAGCATTTCGGCGGCGGCGGTCATCCGCATGCAGCAGGATTTACCCTGCTCGGCAATGATATGCAAAAAGCGGCACAAGAAATAATCACACTGTTAAAGGAAAGTATATAA
- a CDS encoding M23 family metallopeptidase, which produces MRRRRNSSSLLVLIFFIALIGGAVFIFNSSMFERNAPVVKLDNNGYWNLKDPLHVNISDDTGILSYNIVLKVDDKTFNIADERFMAKQNNISFELKAPKQLYRIRTDSAKLIITARDASKWDFLKGNEVKKEFNFIVDSKRPELISLANSYSIQKGGCAVVIFKAKDENLKSIKISTNFGKDFLAQPFYKKGYYISLIAWPIKENSFRATIVVKDMAGNISQEYVRLYLKDRKYKESHITLKDKFLDGKIAELSNEFEETDGVDDRIERFKIINEKVRAKNEALIHKVTSKVSQNTMISDFDIKPMYPLKNAAPVASFGDHRIYSYQGKVVSEAYHMGLDLASVQMGSITTQNPGHVVFANYNGLYGNNPIIDHGLGLYTLYGHCSSLSVNEGDNVKAGEEIAKTGMTGYAMGDHLHFGVLVQGVEVRPEEWMDKHWMKVNIEDIIAEAKKIIDRQ; this is translated from the coding sequence ATGAGAAGAAGAAGAAACTCGTCGTCACTGTTGGTTCTGATATTTTTTATAGCCTTGATAGGCGGAGCGGTATTTATATTCAACTCGTCGATGTTTGAAAGAAATGCTCCCGTGGTCAAGCTGGACAATAACGGATATTGGAACTTAAAAGATCCGTTGCATGTAAACATAAGCGACGATACGGGAATACTTTCTTATAACATAGTCTTAAAAGTGGATGACAAGACCTTCAATATAGCGGATGAAAGGTTTATGGCAAAACAGAACAATATCTCTTTTGAGCTCAAAGCGCCCAAGCAGCTTTATAGAATAAGAACAGACAGCGCGAAACTTATAATTACCGCAAGAGATGCAAGCAAATGGGATTTTTTAAAAGGCAACGAGGTTAAAAAAGAGTTTAATTTCATAGTCGATTCAAAAAGGCCGGAGCTGATAAGTCTTGCGAACTCCTACTCTATACAAAAAGGAGGCTGCGCGGTCGTTATTTTTAAAGCCAAGGACGAAAATCTAAAAAGCATAAAAATCTCTACGAATTTCGGTAAAGATTTTTTGGCACAGCCTTTTTATAAAAAAGGGTACTATATATCGCTTATTGCATGGCCTATCAAAGAGAACAGCTTTAGAGCGACGATAGTCGTAAAGGATATGGCGGGAAATATCTCTCAAGAATACGTACGCCTCTATCTTAAAGATAGAAAATACAAAGAATCCCATATCACGCTCAAAGACAAGTTTTTAGACGGCAAGATTGCAGAGCTTTCAAACGAGTTCGAGGAGACTGACGGTGTCGACGACAGGATCGAAAGATTTAAGATCATCAATGAAAAGGTCCGTGCAAAAAACGAAGCTTTGATACATAAAGTGACGTCGAAAGTGTCGCAAAACACTATGATATCCGATTTCGATATCAAACCGATGTATCCGCTTAAAAATGCCGCGCCTGTTGCAAGCTTCGGAGATCACAGGATATACTCCTATCAAGGAAAAGTAGTAAGTGAGGCGTATCATATGGGCCTTGACCTCGCAAGCGTGCAGATGGGGAGTATCACGACTCAAAATCCGGGGCATGTAGTATTTGCCAACTATAACGGTCTATACGGCAACAATCCGATAATCGATCATGGACTCGGACTTTATACGCTTTACGGGCACTGTTCGAGCCTTTCTGTAAACGAAGGCGATAATGTCAAAGCAGGCGAAGAGATAGCTAAAACGGGGATGACGGGATACGCTATGGGCGATCATCTTCATTTCGGTGTTTTGGTACAAGGAGTAGAAGTACGTCCGGAAGAGTGGATGGATAAGCACTGGATGAAAGTCAATATAGAAGATATTATAGCTGAAGCGAAGAAGATAATAGACAGACAATAA
- a CDS encoding dihydroneopterin aldolase: MKIYIEDFRFSCIIGILDFERETPQDVVINLELEYEFRSDFINYADIAELVRSAMQEKKFKLLEDALHHLFSLLKEKYPDISTLFMKITKPSILQECVVSVSDFRSYS, from the coding sequence TTGAAAATCTATATAGAAGATTTTAGATTTAGCTGTATCATCGGTATACTCGATTTTGAAAGAGAAACTCCTCAAGATGTCGTAATAAATCTTGAGCTCGAATACGAATTCAGATCGGATTTTATAAACTATGCCGATATTGCCGAACTTGTAAGATCTGCTATGCAGGAAAAAAAATTCAAACTTTTAGAGGATGCACTTCATCATCTTTTTTCACTTCTGAAAGAAAAATATCCCGATATTTCGACACTTTTCATGAAAATAACAAAACCTTCAATATTACAAGAGTGTGTGGTTAGCGTGAGTGATTTCAGGTCCTATTCTTAA
- the flhB gene encoding flagellar biosynthesis protein FlhB: MAEDEGEKTEEPTSKKIEDARKEGNVPKSQDASGAITLFVAILTLLMLFSFMKEHLIHLIKYFFSLQGHTELTRDTLMNIAIVSIKEFLLIVIPFSLVIAISGIIGSVAQFGFLFNSDAIAPKFDKLNFISGFKNLFSLKKALEGLKTTLKSLTTLGIGFYFFFLYTKELPTVALFGLHEQLAWMIKKAIILAVIMLFVIAVFALADLIIVRKQYIDNLKMTKQEVKDEMKNMEGDPLIKSKIRQIQMQASRKRMMAEIPNADVVVTNPTHYAVAIKYDEKKSRAPVVVAKGMNHIAIQIKKIARENNVHIVQNPPLARSLYAQVEVEREIPEELFAAVAEVLAYVYKMNRK, from the coding sequence ATGGCTGAAGACGAAGGCGAAAAGACAGAGGAACCCACCTCCAAGAAGATAGAAGATGCCAGAAAAGAAGGCAATGTTCCCAAGAGTCAAGATGCTTCCGGAGCCATAACGCTTTTTGTCGCGATCTTGACCCTTTTGATGCTTTTTAGTTTTATGAAAGAGCATCTTATCCATCTGATCAAATACTTTTTTTCACTGCAGGGTCATACCGAACTTACGCGCGATACGCTTATGAACATCGCAATAGTATCGATAAAAGAGTTTTTGCTCATAGTCATACCCTTTTCTTTGGTAATAGCTATATCGGGGATAATAGGTTCTGTGGCACAGTTCGGATTTCTTTTTAACAGCGATGCCATAGCTCCGAAATTCGATAAACTGAACTTTATAAGCGGGTTTAAAAACCTTTTTTCTTTAAAAAAAGCGCTTGAGGGTTTAAAAACGACACTAAAATCCCTGACTACTTTGGGGATAGGCTTTTACTTCTTTTTTCTTTATACAAAAGAACTTCCGACCGTTGCTCTTTTCGGTCTTCATGAACAGCTTGCATGGATGATAAAAAAAGCGATCATTCTCGCTGTGATCATGCTCTTTGTCATAGCGGTTTTTGCATTGGCAGACCTTATCATCGTAAGAAAACAATATATAGACAATCTAAAAATGACTAAACAGGAAGTCAAAGACGAGATGAAAAACATGGAAGGGGATCCGCTTATCAAATCGAAGATCCGTCAGATCCAGATGCAGGCATCGAGAAAAAGAATGATGGCCGAGATTCCCAATGCGGACGTTGTCGTAACGAATCCGACCCATTACGCAGTCGCTATAAAATATGATGAAAAAAAGAGCCGTGCACCGGTTGTCGTAGCCAAAGGGATGAATCACATAGCCATTCAGATCAAAAAGATAGCGCGTGAAAATAATGTACATATAGTTCAAAATCCGCCGCTTGCAAGATCTCTCTATGCACAAGTAGAAGTAGAACGTGAAATACCCGAAGAGCTTTTTGCCGCAGTCGCCGAAGTTTTGGCCTATGTTTATAAGATGAACAGAAAATAG
- a CDS encoding YfhL family 4Fe-4S dicluster ferredoxin, with translation MALLINEECIACDACRDECPTTAIEEGDPIYFIDPDRCTECVGVYDEPSCIAVCPVECIVPDKDNVETIAELQYKYKSILAEEE, from the coding sequence ATGGCTTTACTAATAAATGAAGAGTGTATAGCGTGTGATGCATGTCGTGACGAATGTCCTACTACGGCAATTGAAGAGGGAGATCCGATCTATTTTATTGATCCGGATAGATGTACGGAATGTGTCGGTGTTTATGATGAGCCTTCATGTATAGCGGTTTGTCCTGTTGAATGTATCGTTCCCGACAAGGACAATGTGGAAACAATAGCAGAACTTCAATATAAATATAAATCGATTTTAGCGGAAGAGGAATAG
- the hsrA gene encoding homeostatic response regulator transcription factor HsrA, whose product MRILIIEDEVTLNKMLAEGLKEFGYQSDVVETLKDGEYYLDIRNYDLVLMDWMLPDGDSVDIIPNIKTNTPKTVVVVLSARDDDESEIEALRAGADDYIRKPFNFDVLIARLEARLRFGGSSIIEIEDLTINPEEEKIIYKEQEIELKGKPFEVLTHLARHRDQIVSKEQLLDAIWEEPELVTPNVIEVAINQIRQKMDKPLGITTIETVRRRGYRFCFPKEVN is encoded by the coding sequence ATGCGTATTCTGATTATAGAAGATGAAGTTACTCTAAACAAAATGCTGGCAGAGGGGCTAAAAGAGTTTGGCTACCAAAGTGACGTTGTAGAAACCTTAAAAGATGGCGAATACTATCTTGATATCCGTAACTACGATTTAGTATTGATGGACTGGATGTTACCGGACGGCGATAGCGTCGATATCATCCCTAACATAAAAACAAATACACCAAAAACCGTTGTAGTCGTACTTTCTGCCCGAGATGACGATGAAAGCGAGATCGAAGCACTGCGTGCGGGTGCCGATGATTATATCCGCAAACCGTTTAACTTCGACGTTCTCATAGCCCGTTTAGAAGCTCGTCTTCGTTTTGGCGGAAGCTCTATTATCGAGATCGAAGATCTTACGATCAATCCCGAAGAGGAAAAGATCATCTATAAAGAGCAGGAGATCGAGCTCAAGGGCAAACCATTCGAAGTTCTTACACACCTTGCACGCCACCGCGACCAGATCGTCTCAAAAGAGCAGCTGCTTGATGCTATCTGGGAAGAACCTGAACTTGTAACTCCAAACGTTATCGAGGTCGCGATCAATCAAATTCGTCAAAAAATGGACAAACCGTTAGGAATTACCACTATCGAAACGGTCCGCCGCCGCGGTTACAGATTTTGTTTTCCAAAAGAAGTAAACTAA
- the nadC gene encoding carboxylating nicotinate-nucleotide diphosphorylase produces the protein MIEDFVKAVLAEDVGRGDLYALVETPVQASAKIVAKSDGVVAGRIYIDALAKLESFEIEWLKDDADEFTKGDIIAKIQGSSHTLLRCERTLLNMLLHASSIATLTARYVKLIKPYGTKLLDTRKTRPMLRNFEKYATRTGGAVNHRMGLDDCLMLKDTHLKTIADLNGYIKSAREKIPFTCKIEVEAETVEMAKSAMKAGADIVMCDNMTTQEIKEVVEYKKEYYPSILLEASGNISLETIEDVARTGIDAISSGSLIHQANWIDISMKVE, from the coding sequence ATGATAGAAGATTTTGTAAAAGCCGTTTTAGCCGAAGATGTCGGACGCGGCGACCTGTATGCGCTTGTTGAAACTCCGGTTCAGGCAAGTGCGAAGATAGTAGCAAAGAGTGACGGTGTTGTTGCCGGACGTATCTATATAGATGCCCTTGCAAAACTCGAATCATTTGAGATCGAGTGGCTCAAAGACGATGCAGACGAGTTTACAAAAGGCGATATCATCGCCAAGATACAGGGTTCTTCGCATACACTTCTCAGATGTGAAAGAACGCTGCTTAATATGCTCTTGCACGCAAGTTCCATAGCGACGCTTACAGCCAGGTATGTAAAACTGATAAAGCCCTACGGAACGAAACTCTTAGATACGAGAAAAACACGTCCGATGCTGAGAAATTTTGAAAAATATGCAACAAGAACGGGCGGTGCGGTAAATCACAGAATGGGGCTTGACGATTGTCTGATGCTCAAAGACACGCATCTCAAAACGATAGCCGATCTAAACGGGTATATAAAAAGTGCAAGAGAAAAGATACCTTTTACTTGCAAGATAGAGGTCGAAGCCGAAACTGTCGAGATGGCAAAAAGCGCTATGAAAGCCGGCGCCGATATAGTGATGTGCGACAATATGACGACTCAAGAGATAAAAGAGGTGGTCGAATATAAAAAAGAGTATTATCCTTCGATCCTGCTTGAAGCAAGCGGCAATATCTCTCTTGAGACGATAGAGGATGTCGCTAGAACAGGTATCGATGCTATCAGCAGCGGTTCTCTCATACATCAGGCAAACTGGATAGATATCTCTATGAAAGTTGAATAG
- the thrB gene encoding homoserine kinase — MTISVPATSANLGPGFDSLGLAVDLRNVVEFHPSKFFSIAIKGEGANNPRLKGNNLFISIFNEHYERLTEKRQSFKFTFFNQIPMSRGLGSSSAVIVSAISTAHEAAGVRVSKRRILNHALAYESHPDNITPAVMGGFNAATIEKNKVFSQKKHLPDYLKAVVVVPNKPINTLKSRTLLPKSYSKDNAIYNLSHTAVTVAAFFNEDWEMLRLSTQDRFHQKIRMKMMPELFTIQKMAYDSGALMSTLSGSGSTFFSMVYDQDAAALVNRFKQKFPDYEVKCLDFDNNGLVVER; from the coding sequence GTGACTATTAGCGTACCAGCGACAAGCGCAAACCTAGGACCGGGATTCGATTCTCTCGGTTTGGCGGTCGATCTTAGAAATGTGGTTGAGTTTCATCCCTCTAAATTTTTCAGTATTGCCATTAAAGGAGAAGGGGCGAACAATCCCAGACTTAAAGGCAATAACCTTTTTATAAGCATATTCAATGAACATTATGAGCGTTTAACGGAGAAAAGGCAAAGCTTTAAGTTTACGTTTTTCAATCAGATACCTATGTCCAGAGGTCTTGGCAGTTCATCTGCGGTAATTGTGAGTGCTATCTCCACTGCGCACGAAGCAGCAGGCGTAAGAGTCTCGAAAAGGCGTATCTTAAATCATGCATTGGCGTACGAGTCTCATCCTGATAATATAACTCCCGCTGTAATGGGAGGTTTTAATGCCGCGACAATTGAGAAAAATAAAGTCTTTTCGCAGAAAAAGCATCTGCCCGATTATCTAAAAGCGGTCGTCGTCGTGCCGAATAAACCTATAAATACGTTAAAATCGAGAACGCTTCTGCCAAAATCGTATTCCAAAGACAATGCGATCTATAACCTTTCGCATACGGCTGTCACGGTGGCTGCATTTTTCAATGAAGACTGGGAAATGCTGCGTCTTTCCACCCAGGACAGGTTTCACCAAAAGATCCGTATGAAGATGATGCCCGAACTTTTCACGATACAAAAGATGGCTTACGACAGCGGTGCTTTGATGAGCACGCTTTCAGGCAGCGGCTCTACATTCTTTTCAATGGTCTATGATCAAGATGCCGCAGCACTTGTGAACAGGTTTAAGCAGAAGTTTCCTGATTATGAGGTCAAATGTTTGGATTTTGACAATAACGGACTTGTCGTAGAGCGTTAG
- the plsY gene encoding glycerol-3-phosphate 1-O-acyltransferase PlsY — protein sequence MDFLFSLNGQLFLAAYLIGGIPFGLLLAKFFAGVDLKTSGSGSIGATNVLRVVKESNPALAKKLGAATLVLDALKGIAVLAAGHFLGASEATLWGIAFLAVIGHCFSPYLNFEGGKGVATGMGVMLFMLPYETIIALVVWFGFAKTLKISSASSLLGLTALMISSFYIHPNMAHAPVILIGFILFYKHIPNIIRIFQGKEKRVI from the coding sequence ATGGATTTTTTATTCAGCTTGAACGGACAGCTTTTTTTAGCGGCATATCTTATTGGAGGCATACCTTTTGGTCTCTTGCTTGCAAAGTTCTTTGCGGGAGTCGACCTTAAGACAAGCGGAAGCGGAAGTATCGGTGCGACCAACGTACTGCGGGTGGTAAAAGAATCAAATCCTGCTTTAGCAAAAAAACTGGGAGCTGCCACGCTTGTTCTGGACGCTTTAAAAGGGATTGCCGTTTTGGCTGCAGGCCATTTTTTAGGCGCAAGTGAAGCAACTCTGTGGGGAATCGCTTTTTTAGCCGTCATAGGCCACTGCTTTAGCCCTTATCTGAATTTTGAAGGCGGAAAAGGCGTCGCGACCGGCATGGGAGTAATGCTGTTCATGCTTCCGTATGAAACGATCATTGCACTCGTCGTATGGTTCGGCTTTGCAAAAACACTGAAAATATCATCGGCTTCTTCGCTTTTGGGCCTTACGGCTCTTATGATATCGAGCTTTTATATTCATCCCAACATGGCACATGCGCCGGTGATACTGATAGGATTCATCCTTTTTTATAAACACATTCCAAATATCATCAGGATTTTTCAAGGCAAGGAGAAAAGAGTCATTTGA
- a CDS encoding HAMP domain-containing sensor histidine kinase: MQRSIRKRFFIQLIFASASLILIFTSFAYLYIEKSIYDEKRDELIKFAQNIASYKSLYDATVTNPDTFLGLSVELVNLKQQLDYVHMYEKTTKNRTYLTIIYPFKIHDLSYLKITRDITPTKQLLNNILNSIFIINTVGFILIILYAIALSKMLIAPVTTLSNRLSNMNEHLMQTIKIEELPKEFEPLGNTLNHLINRLQNFVKYQKELFIGTAHELKTPLAVIKLKNQVTLLKKRTPEEYVEALKTTNKAVDDMNHIVSNILNIGRQEGAQLEKPTEVDIIAVLREKANDFKLLAENEGKQLIMSFKPDLFMATLQVSLLNQIVQNFLQNALKFTPKDKRVYISSYLNDEGLVIEVLDEGCGIDDSVDLFAPFKRQGNKSGVGLGLFLAKSAADAIGGKIELKNRGDGVSGTKASLTIISKLCCPLHFK, from the coding sequence ATGCAAAGAAGTATACGCAAGCGCTTTTTCATTCAACTTATTTTTGCTTCTGCATCCTTGATACTGATATTTACCTCTTTTGCTTATTTGTACATTGAAAAATCGATCTATGACGAAAAAAGAGACGAACTGATAAAGTTTGCTCAAAATATCGCTTCTTATAAATCCCTTTATGACGCAACCGTAACAAACCCCGATACCTTTTTGGGACTCTCCGTTGAACTTGTGAACCTGAAACAGCAGCTGGATTATGTACATATGTATGAAAAGACAACAAAAAACAGGACATATCTTACCATCATCTATCCCTTTAAGATCCATGATCTTAGCTATCTGAAGATCACCAGAGACATCACTCCCACAAAACAGCTTTTAAACAACATCTTAAACTCTATATTTATCATAAACACCGTCGGTTTCATTCTCATAATTTTGTATGCTATCGCTCTGTCTAAGATGCTGATCGCTCCGGTCACAACACTCTCAAACAGACTCTCGAACATGAACGAACACTTGATGCAGACCATCAAAATAGAAGAGCTGCCAAAAGAGTTTGAACCTCTTGGCAATACCCTGAATCATCTTATCAACAGACTTCAAAATTTTGTAAAATATCAAAAAGAGCTCTTTATCGGTACTGCACACGAACTAAAGACTCCTCTTGCAGTCATAAAATTGAAAAATCAGGTCACTCTTCTTAAAAAACGCACACCCGAAGAGTACGTAGAGGCTCTAAAAACTACCAACAAAGCCGTGGACGACATGAACCACATAGTTTCAAACATACTCAATATCGGACGTCAGGAGGGAGCACAGCTTGAAAAACCGACAGAAGTCGATATCATAGCCGTTTTGCGGGAAAAAGCCAACGACTTCAAACTGCTTGCGGAAAATGAAGGTAAACAGCTCATCATGAGCTTTAAACCCGACTTGTTTATGGCAACGCTTCAGGTCAGTCTTTTAAACCAGATAGTCCAAAACTTTTTGCAAAACGCCCTGAAGTTCACTCCAAAAGACAAAAGAGTTTATATAAGCAGTTATTTAAACGATGAAGGGCTTGTTATAGAAGTACTCGATGAAGGCTGCGGTATCGATGACAGCGTCGATCTGTTCGCTCCTTTTAAACGCCAGGGAAATAAAAGCGGGGTCGGACTGGGCCTCTTTTTGGCAAAAAGCGCCGCTGATGCCATAGGCGGTAAAATAGAGCTGAAAAATAGAGGGGATGGGGTATCCGGAACAAAAGCGTCACTCACGATTATCTCCAAGCTCTGCTGTCCTTTGCATTTCAAATAA
- the lpxC gene encoding UDP-3-O-acyl-N-acetylglucosamine deacetylase, whose amino-acid sequence MYQTTIKKPVSLVGIGLHRGNPVNLTLEPLEAGNGIVFVRKDVGVSIPLIPENVVDTKMATVIGKDGYSISTIEHLLSAIYAYGIDNLKVVVDSDEVPVMDGSSASFCMLLDEAGIAEQELPKRIMIIKKDVEIKEGDKYVKLSPSKNLKYDFTIKFAHPVIENQAYVLEFSKENYKKEVARARTFGFLHEVQYLRSKGLALGGSLENAIVLDEKKVLNPEGLRFSDEFVRHKILDAIGDMSLIGMNFIGNYEALAGSHDLNHKLTMELLKDPQNYEIVDIVGATEKEYAKAYA is encoded by the coding sequence ATGTACCAAACAACTATTAAAAAACCTGTTTCACTCGTTGGAATAGGATTACATCGCGGTAATCCGGTAAATTTGACGTTAGAGCCGCTTGAAGCCGGAAACGGTATCGTATTCGTAAGAAAAGATGTCGGTGTTTCCATCCCTTTGATCCCTGAAAACGTAGTTGATACGAAAATGGCGACCGTGATCGGCAAAGACGGTTATTCGATATCGACGATAGAACATCTTTTATCCGCGATATATGCATACGGGATAGATAATCTGAAAGTGGTCGTGGATTCCGATGAGGTACCCGTGATGGACGGAAGCAGTGCAAGTTTTTGTATGCTTTTGGATGAAGCAGGAATCGCGGAGCAGGAACTTCCAAAGCGTATCATGATCATTAAAAAAGATGTCGAGATCAAAGAGGGCGACAAGTATGTGAAACTTTCGCCTTCAAAGAACTTGAAATATGATTTTACGATCAAGTTCGCTCATCCCGTCATAGAGAATCAGGCGTATGTACTTGAGTTCAGCAAAGAGAACTATAAAAAAGAGGTTGCCCGTGCAAGAACATTCGGCTTCTTGCATGAAGTACAGTATCTAAGATCAAAAGGTCTGGCGCTCGGCGGTTCTTTGGAAAATGCGATAGTGCTCGACGAGAAGAAAGTACTAAATCCCGAAGGTTTAAGATTCAGTGATGAGTTTGTCAGGCATAAGATTCTTGACGCCATAGGCGATATGAGTCTGATCGGCATGAACTTTATCGGCAATTATGAAGCGCTTGCGGGAAGTCATGATCTCAACCACAAGCTGACTATGGAGCTTTTAAAAGATCCGCAGAACTATGAGATAGTAGATATCGTAGGAGCGACAGAAAAAGAATATGCCAAAGCGTATGCATAA